DNA from Pomacea canaliculata isolate SZHN2017 linkage group LG9, ASM307304v1, whole genome shotgun sequence:
tacttttttcgcaatcagaagaaataaatattggTGGCATGCTTCAGATTTTGTGGTCCACCTTCAACTGTTGTCGTTCCTTGTCTGAACAAGCCACGTATTTCTCTCAAGACGCTGAAGGACGCCGTCGTTACAACAAGTTTGTTTTGCGATGAACTCCTTTTGTATCCAGAACAGTTGTCCATCTACAAGGATATGGCTCCACTCCTCTTCCTCACTGGACCCCCAGGGACGGGAAAGACGCTGCTTGTGCAGCTGATGGCCAGGCGATGGTTGAAGGATGGCAAGGCTGTCCACATCGTCAGCACGGGGTCCGACAGTCGCTTGATCACCAAGAAGCTCAGCTGTCTTTTGAAAGAAGACGAGGATTGCAATGTTCATACGCATTTCTTCAACTTCACCAGAAAGGTGGACCAAGAGGTAGAGGCAGCTGTGTCTGAATTGAGCAGTAGAGCTTCGGAGAGTCCAGGGAATGAACTCTTTGTCATCGCTGACGAAGCTGGTCCAACAGGGTACGTCGTATGGTATGGTATTAAGAATATGTGTTCTGTTGATCACAAGGTaaactgtcttttaaaaaagtcatatgGAACTAGTGGTTGACCATTTAGCATACTTGGGTATTGCGGAGGGTTCTTTGTCCATGGGAATTACATGCACTATCTTTGTAACGACCATAATCCACgcattgaaaaataattttacaaacaattaatgTTTCGCACAATTAGTCATTTGTTCTACCTGAAATATTTCTATATCTTTGTCCTAGTCTTGTATTAATCTCCATGTTggatatttaataaataaggtttatcttctttattttctagaCACGTGTTCGGATCATTCTGCGAAAATCTGCACGCGAGAGTACCGAAATTGCACCTGTGGGCTGCCAACTGTTTGAAAAACATTGCGCCTACAAAGTGGTCGACCAAAGTCTTGACAAAGCTCCTACGATCTCCACCAACTGTtcagagagagatagaagagGCGGAAGAGTTTAACGAGGGGGAAGTGGATAAATACGACGACCAGCATTCGTTTCCTCATCACACTGACGGAGTAAAGGTCCAGACGTTTTTTCACAGCGAAGAACATGATGAAGAATTTCTGCAAGACTGTTTACAGTGCGGGAAAATATTGGCCGAGTTTCTTACGGAAGACCTTCGAGTGGGCAAAAGTGAGTGAAACGTCTTTTACTGAACTTAAATGGCTTGATTAGTGTACATCTTTGTCCAATGCATATAAACTCTACACACTGTGTGATAAGGGTTTGTAGTGGGATGAATTATTCTCTTGtctgctgctttaaaaaaataaaacaaacaaggaaggaaacaaagaaagaaacttgaTATATAAGTCACCCACAGAtatgtgtttatttctgttcGTCCACAGACGCGCCATCGAGGAAGAAAGATCAGATGACATCGAAGTCGCGCAAAATCGAAGAGCGTCAGATTCAATACAAAGATGTCGTGGTGCTGTACGGTGACGATCCTCCTCTCGGCCTGCTGAAGGGCATGAACGACAATGGCATTCCCGTGAAGAAAATGGAATCTGAAAGTGATGAGGACGCCGTGGCCTGCCGCGCCGACAAGGACACCGACCCCGACAGCGACGTGGTGTGGGCGCTCGATGGCGATAGGACCTACAGCCTGGAGTGGCGCGTGGTCATCTGCGTGGGCGGTCACGAGGCCCGCGATGAGGATGGCCGGCCGGCTGGACTTGCCATGCACGACAGGCTCCACCGAGCTTCGCGATGTACGTCACAGCTCGCCTTCCTCGTCCCCTCACCTTAAGCCTCGTCTTGATGAACGTGGACGCCAATTTTTCTCCGTTGGTCCAGGGTCATCCACCTGCTGCTCAAGAGCTGGTGGTCTTTGCTGCCAAACTTGTCTACTTCTGTACACCAGGAAAGTATGACGACCATTCAAAACATTTCCGTGACTCTCCGGAGACTAACACGGGGCCAGTTCCCACTAGaatcttttgatatttgtaaacattggtGTGTGGTTTtaattaagctttttttttaaaaaagtaaataaagaccCATTTACTTCCCATGCGTTGCTTCTTGTGAACAGCAATCGTAGTTGAGAGTAGTTTCCTAATCTTTCAGCTCTGTCATCACAGCCTCGCGAGTACCTGTAACACTGACCGGACCTACTCATGTCTGGAACCTGCAATGTACCTCCCCAGTCCTGGCAAACGAACACGAAGGAAATCCTGAATGAGAACGATCACGGACAATTGTTAAAGTCGATGAAAACGATTGTCCTTCTCTGGTAAAGCTGATACCAGCCATTAGGACTCCAGTCTTAACTTTGTTGATATATAGGGCTTGCAGGAAATTGTAAATATCgaaatagaatattttaaacCAGCAACAGACGTAGGAACGTTCCCTTGTTGAGAGCTCCCGTTAAGTTGTAAACTACAGCAAACACTCTCAATCAACCACAgccacacactcaaacacacagccacacacgcacttaaacacacaaacacacagccacacactcACTCAAACACTCAGAGACGACTGAGAGTCACACTGCTACGGAAAAGAAACAAGGGTTTCTACCGTTGCTATTGTACTGGGTAGAAGGAACTTGGCATTTATATAACCACTCTTCTACTGGACAAGTGATATTTTACACAATGGACAACTCATGAGAATGGGAACTTTTATTACTAACAGCAATCACTGTtggtacgtgtgtgcgtgctcacCGTACCTGACCGCGAAACGGGTGAGGGAAGGATAGAGGACACGAATCATTATTTACAAGTGCAGTtcctttcaaaaaaattgtcatgAGAATAGTTTAAAAGTAATcatgttgttttaaaattactCGAAACATTTCATTAAACTAACCGCAAAGGACTATAAAAAGTAAATCAGAGAAGCAAAAGCATATAAAAACTCAAATAATACTTCACGTAAAGATAAACACAGCCACGCACTACAGAATGTGcgtaaaataatttgattaagTCCAATGAAAA
Protein-coding regions in this window:
- the LOC112572025 gene encoding uncharacterized protein LOC112572025 isoform X1; translated protein: MAKEGNDSAMTEQSYLTLVARFCGPPSTVVVPCLNKPRISLKTLKDAVVTTSLFCDELLLYPEQLSIYKDMAPLLFLTGPPGTGKTLLVQLMARRWLKDGKAVHIVSTGSDSRLITKKLSCLLKEDEDCNVHTHFFNFTRKVDQEVEAAVSELSSRASESPGNELFVIADEAGPTGHVFGSFCENLHARVPKLHLWAANCLKNIAPTKWSTKVLTKLLRSPPTVQREIEEAEEFNEGEVDKYDDQHSFPHHTDGVKVQTFFHSEEHDEEFLQDCLQCGKILAEFLTEDLRVGKNAPSRKKDQMTSKSRKIEERQIQYKDVVVLYGDDPPLGLLKGMNDNGIPVKKMESESDEDAVACRADKDTDPDSDVVWALDGDRTYSLEWRVVICVGGHEARDEDGRPAGLAMHDRLHRASRCTSQLAFLVPSP
- the LOC112572025 gene encoding uncharacterized protein LOC112572025 isoform X2 — its product is MAPLLFLTGPPGTGKTLLVQLMARRWLKDGKAVHIVSTGSDSRLITKKLSCLLKEDEDCNVHTHFFNFTRKVDQEVEAAVSELSSRASESPGNELFVIADEAGPTGHVFGSFCENLHARVPKLHLWAANCLKNIAPTKWSTKVLTKLLRSPPTVQREIEEAEEFNEGEVDKYDDQHSFPHHTDGVKVQTFFHSEEHDEEFLQDCLQCGKILAEFLTEDLRVGKNAPSRKKDQMTSKSRKIEERQIQYKDVVVLYGDDPPLGLLKGMNDNGIPVKKMESESDEDAVACRADKDTDPDSDVVWALDGDRTYSLEWRVVICVGGHEARDEDGRPAGLAMHDRLHRASRCTSQLAFLVPSP